One genomic segment of Longimicrobium sp. includes these proteins:
- the cobA gene encoding uroporphyrinogen-III C-methyltransferase encodes MTGTVYLVGAGPGDPGLLTLRAAELLARADVLVYDALVSPAIVERAARAERVYVGKRGGEHTRTQEQINQLLVELAGRHRTVVRLKGGDPFVFGRGGEEGLVLRAAGVPFEVVPGITSGVAGPAYAGIPVTHRGVAASVALVTGHEDPTKDDTDLDWAHLARGVGTLVFYMGVGKMADNFARLVEGGRSPDTPAAAVEWGTYPRQRTVSGTLDTLPALVREAGIGAPSVVVVGEVVALRDELAWFDRRPLSGRRIVVTRARAQASDFAAELEALGAEVIQFPTIRIEAAPDVDALRRAAAGVAEFDWVVFTSANGVEHFWAALEHQGLDSRALGGVRVCALGPATAAELARHGVRADLVPEEYVAEATVEALGAAADLRGARILLPRAEVARAVLPDSLRERGAEVVEVAAYRTVQDGAGADEVKRRIAAGEVDLVTFTASSTVHNFADLVGADTGGAAVASIGPITSGTLRELGMRVDVEAAEYTIPGLLAAIRGYWG; translated from the coding sequence GTGACGGGCACCGTCTACCTGGTGGGCGCCGGGCCCGGCGACCCGGGGCTGCTCACGCTACGCGCCGCCGAGCTCCTGGCGCGCGCGGACGTGCTGGTGTACGACGCGCTCGTGTCGCCCGCCATCGTGGAGCGCGCCGCCCGCGCCGAGCGCGTGTACGTGGGGAAGCGCGGCGGCGAGCACACCCGCACGCAGGAGCAGATCAACCAGCTCCTCGTGGAGCTTGCGGGGCGCCACCGCACGGTCGTCCGCCTCAAGGGGGGCGACCCGTTCGTCTTCGGGCGGGGCGGGGAGGAGGGGCTGGTGCTGCGCGCGGCCGGGGTGCCGTTCGAGGTCGTGCCGGGGATCACCTCGGGCGTGGCGGGTCCCGCGTACGCCGGCATCCCCGTGACGCACCGTGGCGTCGCCGCGTCGGTGGCGCTGGTGACGGGGCACGAGGATCCCACCAAGGACGACACCGACCTGGACTGGGCGCACCTGGCGCGCGGCGTGGGGACGCTGGTCTTCTACATGGGCGTGGGGAAGATGGCGGACAACTTCGCCCGCCTGGTGGAGGGCGGCCGCTCCCCCGACACGCCCGCCGCCGCCGTGGAGTGGGGGACGTACCCCCGCCAGCGCACCGTCAGCGGGACGCTCGACACCCTTCCGGCGCTGGTGCGCGAGGCGGGGATCGGCGCGCCTTCGGTGGTTGTGGTGGGCGAGGTGGTGGCGCTGCGCGACGAGCTGGCGTGGTTCGACCGCCGTCCGCTCTCCGGGCGCCGCATCGTGGTGACGAGGGCGCGCGCGCAGGCCAGCGACTTCGCCGCGGAGCTGGAGGCGCTGGGCGCGGAGGTGATCCAGTTCCCCACCATCCGCATCGAGGCCGCGCCGGACGTGGATGCGCTGCGGCGGGCCGCGGCGGGGGTGGCGGAGTTCGACTGGGTGGTCTTCACCAGCGCCAACGGGGTGGAGCACTTCTGGGCCGCGCTGGAGCACCAGGGGCTCGACTCGCGCGCGCTGGGCGGCGTGCGGGTGTGCGCCCTCGGCCCCGCGACGGCGGCCGAGCTGGCGCGCCACGGCGTGCGCGCGGACCTGGTGCCGGAGGAGTACGTGGCCGAGGCGACGGTGGAGGCGCTCGGCGCCGCCGCCGATCTGCGCGGCGCCCGCATCCTGCTGCCGCGCGCCGAGGTGGCGCGCGCGGTGCTCCCCGACTCGCTCCGGGAGCGCGGCGCGGAGGTGGTGGAGGTCGCGGCCTACCGCACCGTGCAGGACGGCGCCGGCGCCGACGAGGTCAAGCGCCGCATCGCCGCGGGCGAGGTGGACCTGGTGACGTTTACCGCCAGCTCGACGGTGCACAACTTCGCGGATCTCGTGGGGGCGGACACGGGTGGGGCGGCGGTGGCATCCATCGGCCCCATCACCTCCGGCACCCTGCGCGAGCTGGGCATGCGGGTGGACGTGGAGGCGGCCGAGTACACGATTCCCGGGCTCCTCGCCGCGATCCGCGGGTATTGGGGCTAA